In Pochonia chlamydosporia 170 chromosome Unknown PCv3seq00009, whole genome shotgun sequence, a genomic segment contains:
- a CDS encoding FAD binding domain-containing protein (similar to Eutypa lata UCREL1 XP_007795617.1), protein MPEQFVVAIVGAGIAGLTLANFLEKLNIEFLLLEAKGEIAPPIGACFGWQPHGLRIFDQLGCCEEMLAVSEVSTTHGYPITITPRHSAIRVLYEHLQHRDRVILGQRIVNAEQSGDKVFLHAESGRIFEADIAVGADGVHSMVRRAMAKMAMESKIEARIELKTQCEYECIFGVSRPTGDLKSSQSHITRREAGPIITVIVGPNDTPSWFLWFKLPEDTHGVNIPRFTAEDELALAEQESEMYVSANVKFKDLYKNVIFSRTTALPIHASPTWHFGRFVLIGDSVHKFDPVTGHGANSAVESAAALADNLSAMMTSRNHLSAEDIESVFSQTALLRTERVAWLVEESARFQRYLSYTNFAAQVLFFRLVPLLETRVVTDFFSKRMFSGYRSKALPNPNLNKKVAHSVPYVDELLAEPKSDSCLTRIAIVAYMALLYFALSRQDVPIDGKWPSPLARAMQPSTFILPDAASNSLLFVSCWLTTEVAIQMTLVTESRRPRNRLALFSVAYLHGLISGFCSITATCCLTFLLDNIGTDGRNRRPKLLVAVCDDIASCQL, encoded by the exons ATGCCCGAACAATTTGTGGTGGCTATAGTCGGGGCTGGCATTGCAGGCTTGACCCTCGCAAACTTCCTAGAGAAGCTAAACATCGaatttcttctcctggaaGCGAAGGGTGAGATTGCACCTCCAATCGGTGCATGCTTCGGCTGGCAACCCCATGGTCTCCGAATCTTCGACCAGCTGGGTTGCTGCGAAGAGATGCTCGCCGTCTCAGAGGTCAGCACGAC ACATGGGTATCCCATTACAATAACACCACGTCACTCGGCTATTCGGGTCCTGTATGAACACCTGCAGCACAGAGACAGGGTTATACTTGGACAACGAATTGTCAACGCTGAGCAGTCCGGTGACAAAGTCTTTCTTCACGCTGAAAGCGGGCGTATCTTTGAAGCGGACATTGCTGTTGGCGCAGATGGTGTCCACAGCATGGTTAGGCGAGCGATGGCGAAGATGGCAATGGAGTCTAAAATTGAAGCAAGAATCGAACTGAAGACACAATGCGAGTATGAGTGCATTTTTGGCGTATCACGACCGACGGGTGATCTCAAGTCATCGCAATCTCATATAACACGTCGCGAAGCAGGACCAATAATCACGGTCATAGTCGGGCCAAATGATACGCCATCCTGGTTTCTCTGGTTTAAGCTCCCGGAGGACACCCATGGTGTGAATATCCCAAGATTCACAGCTGAAGACGAACTTGCGCTGGCCGAGCAGGAGTCCGAGATGTATGTTTCtgcaaatgtcaagttcaaggatTTATACAAGAACGTCATCTTCAGTCGAACAACGGCATTACCGATTCATGCATCCCCGACGTGGCACTTTGGTCGGTTTGTACTTATCGGTGATTCTGTCCACAAG TTTGACCCAGTGACAGGCCATGGCGCAAATTCGGCAGTTGAGTCGGCGGCAGCACTTGCTGATAATCTCAGCGCCATGATGACCAGTAGGAATCATCTTTCGGCCGAAGACATTGAGTCAGTGTTTTCTCAAACGGCTTTGTTACGGACTGAAAGAGTTGCGTGGCTTGTGGAGGAAAGCGCCCGATTCCAGCGATATCTATCATACACAAACTTCGCAGCTCAAGTTTTGTTCTTCCGACTTGTACCATTGTTAGAGACACGCGTGGTTACCGACTTCTTCAGCAAGCGAATGTTCTCGGGTTATAGGTCCAAAGCACTACCGAATCCAAATCTCAATAAGAAGGTCGCGCATTCCGTACCGTAcgttgacgagcttcttgCCGAGCCGAAATCAGATTCGTGTCTCACCAGGATCGCAATTGTTGCATATATGGCACTGTTATATTTCGCCCTGAGTCGCCAGGACGTGCCAATAGATGGAAAGTGGCCAAGTCCATTGGCCAGAGCGATGCAACCGTCTACGTTTATTCTTCCAGATGCAGCATCCAACTCCCTGTTGTTCGTGTCTTGCTGGCTGACAACTGAAGTCGCTATTCAGATGACCTTGGTAACAGAGTCGCGTCGACCGAGAAACCGGCTGGCTCTCTTCAGCGTTGCGTACCTTCACGGCCTTATTAGCGGTTTCTGCAGCATAACAGCGACTTGCTGTTTAACTTTTTTGCTAGATAACATCGGAACCGACGGCCGGAACCGACGGCCCAAGTTGCTGGTGGCCGTCTGCGACGATATCGCCTCTTGCCAACTCTAG